The Triticum aestivum cultivar Chinese Spring chromosome 3A, IWGSC CS RefSeq v2.1, whole genome shotgun sequence genome includes a region encoding these proteins:
- the LOC123057885 gene encoding uncharacterized protein: protein MGGGVVRCCVKILALLSLVPLALRAGSLLGHVVAPPPSSARPAAAARSASVVVSGSAHGKTPEGAALAAARPRSGAGGGVFGDDKRMAPSGSNPLHNRR, encoded by the coding sequence ATGGGTGGCGGCGTCGTCAGGTGCTGCGTCAAGATCCTCGCGCTGCTCTCGCTCGTCCCGCTCGCGCTCAGGGCCGGCTCCCTCCTCGGCCACGTCGTCGCGCCTCCGCCCTCATCGGCCCGGCCTGCAGCCGCCGCCAGGAGCGCGAGCGTCGTCGTCTCCGGTTCGGCGCACGGCAAGACGCCGGAGGGTGCTGCTCTGGCCGCCGCGAGGCCACggagcggcgccggcggaggcgtgTTCGGCGACGACAAGAGGATGGCGCCGTCGGGGTCCAACCCGCTGCACAACCGAAGATGA
- the LOC123060257 gene encoding protein NSP-INTERACTING KINASE 3 isoform X2: MAIKTELQDHYNVLDNWDINSVDPCSWRMVTCSSDGYVSALGLPSQRLSGKLSPGIGNLTRLQSVLLQNNAISGTIPSTIGRLGMLQTLDMSDNHLTGSIPTSLGDLKNLNYLKLNNNSLSGVLPESLATINGLALVDLSFNNLSGPVPKISARTFSIAGNSMICGVKSGDNCSSVSLDPLSYPPDDLKIQPQQAMSRSHRIAIICGATVGSVAFVAIVVSMLLWWRHRRNQQIFFDVNDQYDPEVCLGHLKKYTFKELRASTNNFNSKNILGEGGYGIVYKGFLRDGSIVAVKRLKDYNAVGGEVQFQTEVEVISLAVHRNLLRLIGFCTTECERLLVYPYMPNGSVASQLREHINGKPALDWSRRKMIALGTARGLLYLHEQCDPKIIHRDVKASNVLLDEYFEAIVGDFGLAKLLDHQETHVTTAVRGTVGHIAPEYLSTGQSSEKTDVFGFGVLLVELITGQKALDFGRLANQKGGVLDLVKKLHQEKQLNMMVDKDLGSNYDRVELEEMVQVALLCTQYYPSHRPRMSEVIRMLEGDGLAEKWEASQNVDTPKSVSSELLPLKFTDFAGADESSVGLEAMELSGPR, translated from the exons ATGGCCATCAAGACGGAGCTGCAGGACCACTACAACGTGCTCGACAACTGGGACATCAACTCCGTCGACCCCTGCAGCTGGAGGATGGTCACCTGCTCCTCCGACGGCTACGTCTCCGCGCT TGGTCTGCCCAGCCAACGCCTGTCCGGAAAACTGTCGCCCGGCATCGGGAACCTCACCAGGCTGCAATCTGT GCTATTGCAGAACAACGCGATTTCCGGCACTATTCCCAGCACCATAGGCAGGCTGGGGATGCTCCAGACGCTCGACATGTCAGACAATCATCTCACCGGGAGCATCCCGACTTCACTCGGCGATCTCAAGAACCTCAACTATCT GAAATTGAATAACAACAGTTTATCTGGAGTCTTACCTGAATCACTGGCCACCATTAATGGCCTCGCACTTGT AGACCTCTCGTTTAACAACCTGAGCGGTCCCGTGCCAAAGATTTCTGCAAGAACTTTCAG CATTGCTGGGAATTCAATGATCTGTGGCGTCAAGTCTGGAGACAATTGCTCGTCCGTGTCGCTGGACCCGCTTTCTTATCCACCAGATGACCTTAAGA TTCAGCCACAACAAGCCATGTCAAGAAGTCACCGAATTGCTATCATCTGTGGAGCAACTGTGGGTTCTGTAGCGTTTGTCGCTATTGTGGTCAGTATGCTTCTTTGGTGGAGGCATAGGCGTAATCAGCAGATATTTTTTGATGTAAATG ATCAATATGACCCAGAAGTATGCTTGGGCCATCTGAAAAAGTACACCTTCAAGGAGCTTCGAGCATCTACCAACAATTTCAACTCAAAAAACATATTAGGTGAAGGTGGCTATGGAATAGTATACAAGGGTTTCTTACGTGATGGTTCGATTGTTGCTGTTAAAAGATTGAAAGACTACAATGCTGTTGGTGGGGAAGTTCAATTTCAAACTGAAGTTGAAGTCATAAGCTTAGCTGTTCATCGGAATCTCCTACGGCTCATTGGATTCTGCACTACAGAGTGCGAGAGATTACTTGTCTATCCTTATATGCCAAATGGAAGTGTTGCTTCTCAATTGCGTG AGCATATAAATGGCAAGCCAGCTCTAGATTGGTCGAGGAGAAAGATGATAGCACTGGGTACAGCGAGAGGGCTGCTTTATTTGCATGAGCAGTGTGATCCAAAAATAATCCATCGTGATGTAAAAGCCTCCAATGTGCTTCTTGATGAATATTTTGAAGCAATTGTGGGTGATTTCGGACTGGCAAAACTGTTGGATCACCAGGAGACCCATGTTACCACTGCAGTGCGTGGTACCGTGGGACACATAGCTCCAGAGTATTTGTCAACTGGGCAGTCATCGGAGAAGACAgatgtgtttgggtttggggtcCTGTTGGTTGAGTTGATCACTGGCCAGAAAGCATTAGATTTCGGAAGACTGGCAAATCAGAAGGGCGGAGTGCTTGATTTG GTAAAGAAGCTCCATCAGGAGAAGCAGCTGAACATGATGGTGGACAAAGACCTGGGCAGCAACTACGACAGGGTGGAGCTGGAGGAGATGGTGCAGGTGGCCCTGCTGTGCACGCAGTACTACCCGTCCCACCGCCCCAGGATGTCGGAGGTGATCCGGATGCTGGAAGGCGACGGGCTCGCGGAGAAATGGGAGGCGTCGCAGAACGTGGACACGCCCAAGTCCGTCTCGTCGGAGCTCCTGCCCCTGAAGTTCACCGATTTCGCGGGGGCGGACGAGTCCTCGGTCGGCCTCGAGGCCATGGAGCTCTCCGGACCAAGGTGA
- the LOC123060257 gene encoding protein NSP-INTERACTING KINASE 3 isoform X1 yields MAIKTELQDHYNVLDNWDINSVDPCSWRMVTCSSDGYVSALGLPSQRLSGKLSPGIGNLTRLQSVLLQNNAISGTIPSTIGRLGMLQTLDMSDNHLTGSIPTSLGDLKNLNYLKLNNNSLSGVLPESLATINGLALVDLSFNNLSGPVPKISARTFSIAGNSMICGVKSGDNCSSVSLDPLSYPPDDLKIQPQQAMSRSHRIAIICGATVGSVAFVAIVVSMLLWWRHRRNQQIFFDVNATDQYDPEVCLGHLKKYTFKELRASTNNFNSKNILGEGGYGIVYKGFLRDGSIVAVKRLKDYNAVGGEVQFQTEVEVISLAVHRNLLRLIGFCTTECERLLVYPYMPNGSVASQLREHINGKPALDWSRRKMIALGTARGLLYLHEQCDPKIIHRDVKASNVLLDEYFEAIVGDFGLAKLLDHQETHVTTAVRGTVGHIAPEYLSTGQSSEKTDVFGFGVLLVELITGQKALDFGRLANQKGGVLDLVKKLHQEKQLNMMVDKDLGSNYDRVELEEMVQVALLCTQYYPSHRPRMSEVIRMLEGDGLAEKWEASQNVDTPKSVSSELLPLKFTDFAGADESSVGLEAMELSGPR; encoded by the exons ATGGCCATCAAGACGGAGCTGCAGGACCACTACAACGTGCTCGACAACTGGGACATCAACTCCGTCGACCCCTGCAGCTGGAGGATGGTCACCTGCTCCTCCGACGGCTACGTCTCCGCGCT TGGTCTGCCCAGCCAACGCCTGTCCGGAAAACTGTCGCCCGGCATCGGGAACCTCACCAGGCTGCAATCTGT GCTATTGCAGAACAACGCGATTTCCGGCACTATTCCCAGCACCATAGGCAGGCTGGGGATGCTCCAGACGCTCGACATGTCAGACAATCATCTCACCGGGAGCATCCCGACTTCACTCGGCGATCTCAAGAACCTCAACTATCT GAAATTGAATAACAACAGTTTATCTGGAGTCTTACCTGAATCACTGGCCACCATTAATGGCCTCGCACTTGT AGACCTCTCGTTTAACAACCTGAGCGGTCCCGTGCCAAAGATTTCTGCAAGAACTTTCAG CATTGCTGGGAATTCAATGATCTGTGGCGTCAAGTCTGGAGACAATTGCTCGTCCGTGTCGCTGGACCCGCTTTCTTATCCACCAGATGACCTTAAGA TTCAGCCACAACAAGCCATGTCAAGAAGTCACCGAATTGCTATCATCTGTGGAGCAACTGTGGGTTCTGTAGCGTTTGTCGCTATTGTGGTCAGTATGCTTCTTTGGTGGAGGCATAGGCGTAATCAGCAGATATTTTTTGATGTAAATG CTACAGATCAATATGACCCAGAAGTATGCTTGGGCCATCTGAAAAAGTACACCTTCAAGGAGCTTCGAGCATCTACCAACAATTTCAACTCAAAAAACATATTAGGTGAAGGTGGCTATGGAATAGTATACAAGGGTTTCTTACGTGATGGTTCGATTGTTGCTGTTAAAAGATTGAAAGACTACAATGCTGTTGGTGGGGAAGTTCAATTTCAAACTGAAGTTGAAGTCATAAGCTTAGCTGTTCATCGGAATCTCCTACGGCTCATTGGATTCTGCACTACAGAGTGCGAGAGATTACTTGTCTATCCTTATATGCCAAATGGAAGTGTTGCTTCTCAATTGCGTG AGCATATAAATGGCAAGCCAGCTCTAGATTGGTCGAGGAGAAAGATGATAGCACTGGGTACAGCGAGAGGGCTGCTTTATTTGCATGAGCAGTGTGATCCAAAAATAATCCATCGTGATGTAAAAGCCTCCAATGTGCTTCTTGATGAATATTTTGAAGCAATTGTGGGTGATTTCGGACTGGCAAAACTGTTGGATCACCAGGAGACCCATGTTACCACTGCAGTGCGTGGTACCGTGGGACACATAGCTCCAGAGTATTTGTCAACTGGGCAGTCATCGGAGAAGACAgatgtgtttgggtttggggtcCTGTTGGTTGAGTTGATCACTGGCCAGAAAGCATTAGATTTCGGAAGACTGGCAAATCAGAAGGGCGGAGTGCTTGATTTG GTAAAGAAGCTCCATCAGGAGAAGCAGCTGAACATGATGGTGGACAAAGACCTGGGCAGCAACTACGACAGGGTGGAGCTGGAGGAGATGGTGCAGGTGGCCCTGCTGTGCACGCAGTACTACCCGTCCCACCGCCCCAGGATGTCGGAGGTGATCCGGATGCTGGAAGGCGACGGGCTCGCGGAGAAATGGGAGGCGTCGCAGAACGTGGACACGCCCAAGTCCGTCTCGTCGGAGCTCCTGCCCCTGAAGTTCACCGATTTCGCGGGGGCGGACGAGTCCTCGGTCGGCCTCGAGGCCATGGAGCTCTCCGGACCAAGGTGA